The following proteins are co-located in the Chryseobacterium daecheongense genome:
- a CDS encoding T9SS type B sorting domain-containing protein, protein MKKLLLFCLFVLLTNLPGNLLSQTYQLSGNPVNTTGWDLVSSANVNTDFIQLTADQGNLYGAIKLASPINLRYCDKWKVEFDFRIDGNGTAQFGRGDGFTFWYLANPPTGFVSGGGLGIPANASGLMVGFDIFNNTTEGQMSKVHILYGTNNSLNNNIEYNNTPGSTFHSPDLNPTQPFVGSTYKHVEVNGETDLANPTSWIIKVRIDGVLIVDQSFAPSGGAIGMTQGYFGFSAATGGASARHSIKNAKIFVDKVPILQSTVTPFVCVNPATGNGTVDLTSYNSQFVNIPANYIFTYYVLGNSTPIANPTNFQYSGPTTITVVVRDPSSTLCDNGDGVIQLNPTPFAADDVTLTGCNNNNAGTAIFDLTTAAVTTVPGVTKQYYPSLTDLNAGTNEIVNPTAYASPAGSVYVRVTTPQGCLDVAKITLTINPVVVVNDAILRSCFIETSPATASFNLTAASVTTQAGVSKKYYPSLTDALNGTNEITTPAAYIAPNGVAYIRVTNNANGCYSVAKVTLVVLAPVLSAVLKDKTICIEDKTTLDAGPGFASYLWSTGATTQAITNVGVGVYWVQLKTGECTTTQSVTVHPSEQPVITNVDISGTTMTVNVIGGTPAYQYSLDNINWQDSNVFTNLPRGESHIYVKDAYDCEPIDISVTVPNIINVITPNGDGVNDVIDYSALAHKQNLVFNIYDRYGAKIHQGDKSNKYKWDGTIAGRKVSTGSYWYSVSWNENDKKNTAIKYSGWILVKNRD, encoded by the coding sequence ATGAAAAAACTTTTACTCTTCTGCCTTTTTGTTCTTTTAACCAATCTACCCGGAAATCTTCTATCCCAGACTTATCAACTTTCAGGAAATCCCGTCAATACTACGGGATGGGATCTTGTTTCAAGTGCAAACGTAAATACTGATTTCATACAACTTACTGCTGATCAGGGAAACTTATATGGAGCTATAAAATTAGCCAGTCCTATTAATTTAAGATATTGTGATAAATGGAAAGTAGAATTTGACTTCAGAATTGATGGAAACGGAACCGCACAGTTTGGAAGAGGAGATGGATTTACCTTCTGGTATTTAGCTAATCCTCCTACAGGATTCGTTTCAGGAGGAGGCCTTGGAATTCCGGCTAATGCGTCGGGCTTAATGGTAGGATTTGATATTTTCAACAATACTACAGAAGGACAAATGAGTAAAGTTCATATTTTATATGGAACCAACAACTCCCTTAACAATAACATTGAATATAACAACACTCCGGGAAGCACATTTCATTCACCGGATCTTAATCCTACACAGCCATTTGTTGGCTCAACCTATAAACATGTAGAGGTAAATGGCGAAACAGACCTTGCCAATCCCACCAGCTGGATTATAAAGGTAAGAATTGACGGAGTCTTAATTGTGGATCAGTCATTTGCCCCCTCAGGAGGAGCAATTGGTATGACTCAAGGATATTTTGGATTTTCAGCAGCCACAGGGGGAGCCAGTGCAAGACATTCAATAAAAAATGCTAAAATATTTGTGGATAAGGTTCCCATTTTACAAAGCACCGTTACACCGTTTGTTTGTGTTAATCCTGCGACAGGAAACGGGACAGTGGATTTAACCTCATATAATTCGCAATTTGTAAATATTCCGGCTAATTATATTTTCACTTATTATGTTTTAGGAAACTCTACTCCAATTGCCAATCCTACAAATTTCCAATATTCCGGACCCACAACAATTACGGTAGTAGTAAGAGACCCTTCTTCCACTTTATGTGATAATGGCGATGGGGTTATTCAGCTAAATCCTACTCCTTTTGCTGCGGATGACGTAACATTAACAGGCTGCAACAATAATAATGCAGGAACCGCAATATTTGACCTGACAACAGCTGCCGTTACTACTGTTCCAGGCGTTACTAAACAATATTACCCGTCTTTGACAGACCTAAATGCGGGAACTAACGAAATAGTAAACCCTACAGCCTATGCATCACCTGCCGGTTCAGTATATGTAAGAGTTACAACTCCACAAGGCTGTTTAGATGTGGCAAAAATTACACTCACCATCAACCCTGTTGTGGTTGTCAATGATGCTATATTAAGATCCTGTTTTATAGAAACAAGTCCGGCAACAGCTTCATTTAATCTTACAGCTGCTTCAGTAACGACACAAGCTGGCGTCAGCAAAAAGTACTACCCATCATTAACCGATGCCTTAAACGGAACAAATGAAATTACCACACCTGCAGCTTATATCGCCCCTAACGGTGTCGCTTATATTAGAGTTACCAATAATGCAAACGGATGTTATTCCGTTGCTAAGGTTACATTAGTTGTACTAGCACCTGTACTGTCTGCAGTTTTAAAAGATAAAACAATATGTATTGAGGACAAAACAACTCTTGATGCCGGCCCAGGCTTCGCTTCTTACCTGTGGAGCACGGGAGCGACTACCCAGGCTATCACCAATGTAGGTGTTGGTGTCTATTGGGTACAGCTCAAAACCGGTGAATGCACCACTACTCAGAGTGTGACTGTCCACCCTTCCGAACAACCTGTTATTACTAATGTAGACATATCTGGCACCACAATGACGGTCAATGTTATTGGCGGAACACCAGCATACCAATACTCATTAGACAATATCAACTGGCAGGATTCTAATGTATTCACTAATCTTCCGAGGGGAGAAAGCCACATATATGTAAAAGACGCTTACGACTGTGAGCCTATAGATATTAGCGTAACTGTTCCGAACATAATCAATGTGATTACGCCAAACGGAGATGGAGTAAATGATGTTATAGATTATTCTGCATTAGCTCACAAACAAAACCTTGTCTTTAATATTTATGACCGGTATGGAGCTAAGATTCACCAGGGTGACAAATCCAATAAATATAAATGGGACGGAACAATAGCAGGCAGAAAAGTCTCT
- a CDS encoding T9SS type B sorting domain-containing protein, with protein sequence MNKNLLFYFTIFLSCLSGNLFSQTYQLTGNPVNTTGWTVVPSAVVNTDFVMLTDDLTNKSGAIKLNDPINLKYCDKWRIEFDFRLDGNGTSSGRGDGFAFWYLQNPPVTSQLGSGLGIPQNAIGLMIGFDLYNNTTGGQMNKVHLAYGVVQNTTDTNNIEYFNTVGSSFHSPDLTSTIPLVGATYKHVEVTGQVDPATPANWIINLKIDGTSVINQSFAPAGAAASMGVGYFGFSASTGAASVRSSIKNVKIYTDKVSILQNSVTQSLCPNPSTGNGTVNLTTFNSQFVNTPANYTFTYYVLGSSTPIANPTNYQFNTNTTISVVIKDNAGVLCDNPDGKIQLVLAPFTANNVTISACNNNKAGTATFNLSTAAVTGVPGAVKKYYKTLADLNAGTNEITNFSNYISAPGVVYVKVTTPQGCTGTAQITLAFLPEVVANDDTIRSCFIDTNTTSALFNLTTANVTPLAGAIKKYYTTLADAMGGTNEIVNPQAYVSTNAVVYVKVIDGNNCYTIVKITLVVLPPVPSTVLKDQTICIDETATLDAGPGFDGYLWSTGATTQSIQNVPVGIYSVLLKTGSCFTSQIVKVQAAPQPVISSIDITNNTITINVNGGTPPYQFSLNGTTWQSSNVFSGLSRGEHKIFVKDSYNCDPIDVQITVPNLINAITPNGDNVNDYIDYSALAYKKNLIFIVYDRYGNKLYEADKLRNYKWDGTASGKKVPTATYWYTISWNENDKNNTQTNYNGWVLVKNRD encoded by the coding sequence ATGAATAAAAATCTACTATTTTATTTCACTATATTTTTATCCTGTTTATCCGGAAATCTTTTTTCCCAAACCTATCAGCTCACCGGAAATCCTGTGAATACGACAGGGTGGACAGTTGTTCCTTCTGCCGTAGTTAACACAGATTTTGTCATGCTGACTGATGATCTCACCAACAAATCAGGAGCAATCAAACTTAATGATCCTATCAACCTGAAGTACTGTGATAAATGGAGAATCGAGTTTGATTTCAGACTTGACGGTAACGGAACGTCGTCGGGAAGAGGAGACGGTTTTGCATTTTGGTATCTACAGAATCCTCCAGTAACCAGCCAGTTAGGCTCAGGTCTGGGAATTCCGCAAAATGCAATCGGCCTTATGATCGGCTTTGACCTCTACAATAATACTACAGGGGGACAGATGAATAAAGTTCATCTTGCCTATGGTGTGGTTCAAAATACTACTGACACAAATAATATCGAGTATTTCAATACTGTCGGAAGCTCCTTTCACTCACCTGATCTTACGTCTACCATTCCTTTGGTGGGAGCTACTTACAAACATGTGGAAGTAACCGGACAGGTGGATCCTGCTACTCCGGCCAATTGGATTATCAACCTGAAAATTGACGGAACATCAGTCATTAATCAATCATTTGCACCTGCAGGTGCTGCAGCTTCAATGGGAGTGGGATACTTTGGATTCTCAGCCTCTACGGGAGCGGCTTCAGTGAGGAGCTCCATAAAAAATGTAAAAATCTATACAGACAAAGTATCTATTTTACAGAACTCAGTTACCCAATCCTTATGCCCGAATCCTTCAACAGGAAATGGCACGGTCAATCTTACAACCTTTAATTCACAGTTTGTGAATACCCCGGCCAATTACACATTTACATACTATGTACTAGGGAGTTCAACACCTATTGCCAACCCCACCAACTATCAATTCAATACCAATACAACAATCTCTGTTGTTATTAAAGACAATGCAGGTGTCCTTTGTGATAATCCCGACGGAAAGATTCAGTTGGTTCTGGCGCCTTTTACAGCAAATAATGTAACTATTTCCGCTTGTAACAACAATAAAGCCGGGACAGCAACATTTAACCTAAGTACTGCAGCTGTAACGGGAGTACCGGGAGCCGTTAAGAAATATTACAAAACACTGGCTGACCTCAACGCAGGAACCAATGAAATCACTAACTTTTCAAACTACATATCTGCTCCGGGAGTCGTATATGTAAAAGTGACAACACCACAAGGTTGTACAGGAACAGCTCAGATAACGCTGGCATTTCTTCCTGAAGTAGTCGCTAATGATGATACTATTCGCTCCTGTTTCATTGACACCAATACAACATCCGCTTTATTTAACCTGACCACTGCCAATGTAACACCACTGGCCGGAGCAATAAAAAAATACTACACAACTTTAGCAGACGCAATGGGCGGAACGAATGAAATTGTAAATCCGCAAGCATATGTGTCTACAAATGCCGTAGTCTATGTAAAAGTAATTGATGGAAATAATTGTTACACCATTGTGAAAATTACCCTTGTTGTTTTACCTCCTGTTCCATCAACTGTTCTTAAAGACCAGACAATATGTATAGACGAAACTGCAACATTAGATGCAGGTCCAGGTTTTGACGGCTACCTATGGAGCACCGGTGCAACCACTCAATCCATACAAAATGTTCCGGTGGGAATCTATTCGGTTCTGCTTAAAACAGGAAGTTGCTTCACCAGTCAGATTGTAAAAGTACAAGCTGCACCTCAACCGGTGATTTCAAGCATTGATATTACTAATAACACGATTACAATTAATGTAAATGGAGGTACACCCCCATATCAGTTCTCATTAAACGGTACAACATGGCAAAGCTCTAATGTATTCTCCGGTTTATCCAGAGGAGAGCATAAAATATTTGTTAAAGATTCATATAACTGTGATCCTATTGATGTACAAATCACTGTACCGAACCTGATTAATGCAATTACTCCAAATGGGGATAATGTAAACGATTATATTGACTATTCTGCTTTAGCCTATAAAAAGAATCTGATATTCATCGTTTACGACAGATATGGAAATAAGCTTTACGAAGCTGACAAATTAAGAAACTACAAGTGGGATGGTACCGCAAGTGGTAAAAAAGTACCTACTGCAACATATTGGTACACCATCTCCTGGAACGAAAATGACAAAAACAATACTCAAACAAACTATAACGGCTGGGTATTGGTTAAAAATAGGGACTAA
- the rnhA gene encoding ribonuclease HI, with translation MRIEIYTDGACSGNPGKGGYGILMRVPEKNYQKTFSKGFRKTTNNRMELLAVITALEKLKSTENDIHVFTDSKYVADAINQNWISGWIKRGWKNVKNPDLWKRFVILYNQYTPKMHWIKGHAGHFENELCDKLAVAAAASSDLEIDTYFENIENNSLF, from the coding sequence TTGAGAATTGAGATTTATACAGACGGAGCATGCAGTGGAAATCCCGGAAAAGGAGGTTATGGAATTCTCATGCGTGTTCCGGAAAAGAACTATCAAAAAACATTTTCTAAAGGATTCCGTAAAACAACGAATAACAGGATGGAGCTTCTGGCAGTAATTACGGCTCTGGAAAAGCTAAAGTCAACAGAAAATGATATCCATGTTTTTACAGACAGCAAATATGTAGCAGACGCGATCAACCAAAACTGGATTTCCGGCTGGATAAAAAGAGGGTGGAAAAATGTGAAGAATCCCGATCTCTGGAAAAGGTTTGTTATTCTTTACAATCAATATACTCCTAAAATGCATTGGATCAAAGGGCATGCCGGTCATTTTGAAAATGAGCTGTGTGATAAGCTGGCGGTTGCAGCTGCAGCTTCTTCTGATTTAGAAATAGACACCTATTTTGAGAATATTGAAAACAATTCTCTATTTTAA
- the dnaB gene encoding replicative DNA helicase, translated as MAQKETLSSLTHGNFAKELSIADGKMPPNAVDFERLIIGTFLIDKKGLDHSIDLLTPEVFYDPRHQVIFATILKLYEANHPVDLMTIIQDLKKEDKLNSAGGDHYIIDLTMGVSSSAHIEYHVRVILEKYILRSLINVSANVIDSSYKESTDVFELLDKAEQSFFEITNGTIKKGFDTANSLVKQAIDTIKSLKDKEGLSGVPSGFRDVDKETGGWQNSDLIIIAARPAMGKTAFLLSMARNIAVGYKIPMVLFSLEMASVQLITRMIASETRISSEKLRKGTLDDEEWQRLFSNVSELENAPLFIDETPSLSIFDFRAKCRRLVMQHGVKLIMVDYLQLMTAGGGGKGTGNREQEISMISRSLKAIAKELNVPVIALSQLSRSVETRPGKRPQLSDLRESGAIEQDADIVSFIFRPEYYKITVWDNDEEGQETSTENQAELIIAKHRNGATADVRLSFLKHFAKFGDIEAATGGNPGYPSGFNSNEPSGFDKIKTTIQPGAAFDLPDNSQLSGSSMNDFDDDDDFPF; from the coding sequence ATGGCGCAGAAAGAAACATTATCATCTCTTACGCATGGAAATTTTGCGAAAGAATTGTCAATTGCAGATGGAAAAATGCCTCCTAATGCAGTGGATTTTGAAAGATTGATTATAGGAACTTTTTTAATTGATAAAAAAGGTCTTGACCATTCCATCGACCTTCTTACTCCGGAGGTATTTTATGATCCCAGACATCAGGTGATATTTGCTACCATTTTGAAATTATATGAAGCCAACCATCCGGTTGACTTAATGACTATTATACAAGACCTAAAAAAGGAAGACAAATTAAATTCAGCAGGAGGGGATCATTATATTATTGATCTCACCATGGGAGTAAGCTCCTCAGCTCACATAGAATATCACGTTCGTGTTATCCTAGAAAAATATATTTTGAGAAGTCTGATTAATGTTTCAGCAAACGTTATAGACTCTTCATATAAAGAATCCACGGATGTTTTTGAGCTGCTGGATAAAGCAGAACAATCTTTTTTTGAAATCACCAACGGGACCATCAAAAAAGGCTTTGATACTGCAAATTCTTTAGTAAAGCAGGCTATCGATACAATTAAATCCCTGAAAGACAAAGAAGGACTTTCCGGAGTACCCTCAGGATTTAGGGATGTGGATAAAGAAACCGGGGGCTGGCAAAATTCCGACCTTATTATTATCGCGGCTCGTCCTGCGATGGGAAAAACAGCATTCCTTCTTTCCATGGCTCGAAATATTGCGGTAGGATATAAAATCCCAATGGTGCTGTTCTCTCTCGAGATGGCATCTGTTCAGCTTATCACAAGGATGATTGCTTCTGAAACCAGAATTTCATCTGAAAAATTAAGAAAGGGAACCTTAGATGATGAAGAATGGCAAAGATTGTTTTCCAATGTATCCGAACTGGAAAACGCTCCGCTTTTCATTGACGAAACCCCATCACTTTCTATATTCGATTTCCGGGCAAAATGCCGGAGACTTGTAATGCAGCATGGTGTAAAGCTTATCATGGTCGACTACCTTCAGCTTATGACCGCAGGAGGAGGTGGAAAAGGGACAGGAAACCGTGAACAGGAAATCTCCATGATCTCGCGTTCATTAAAAGCAATTGCAAAAGAACTCAATGTCCCTGTTATTGCACTTTCCCAGCTTTCAAGAAGTGTGGAAACACGTCCGGGGAAAAGACCTCAGCTTTCAGATCTTAGAGAATCAGGAGCGATTGAGCAAGATGCTGATATTGTATCTTTCATCTTCAGACCTGAATATTATAAGATCACGGTTTGGGATAATGATGAAGAAGGCCAGGAAACTTCGACTGAAAATCAGGCCGAGCTTATTATTGCAAAACACAGGAATGGTGCTACTGCCGATGTACGATTATCTTTCCTTAAACATTTTGCAAAATTCGGAGATATCGAAGCAGCAACGGGTGGAAACCCAGGTTATCCCTCAGGTTTTAATTCGAATGAACCTAGTGGTTTTGATAAGATAAAAACAACCATTCAGCCGGGGGCAGCATTTGATCTTCCGGACAACTCCCAATTGTCAGGATCTTCGATGAATGATTTTGATGATGATGACGACTTCCCTTTTTAA